The region CGCTGGGCGAGCTATTCGATCACGGCTGTGACTCCATCTCAACAGGTACGAGTCGGATATTACACATTCATTATCAGAAAAGGACTGAAATCGATTAGTCGCATGTCCTTTTTTtggttgtttttattttacttgtaCAATAACCATGTGGTCTTATCTTCCTACAGTTTTTGTCGCCTTGTCGGCGTGCATAGCAGTTCAGTTAGGATATTATCCGACATGGATGTTTTTTCAATGCTTTTGTGCTATAACACTGTTCTATTGTGCACACTGGCAAACGTACGTTTCAggtaagaatttgaaattgtaagtACATTGAAAGATTGATGTACTTAAAATCAAACCTAGCTGTAACTTTTACTCAAACCAGTATCAGCCGCAGTTTGTATGTGAAGTGATTTATTTGCAAACAGGTACGTTGAGGTTTGGGAAAGTGGATGTCACTGAGGCACAGTTCACCATCATCGGAATCCACATTATTTCGGGAATCTTTGGGCCCAGCATTTGGATGACAGAGGTTGTATCCCTTAAATGTCTATttgtgttaaattttttcattctttttcaaataatgatatttacGAAACATTTTAAGGTCATTTTTAATTGCAATACCTTCAGTACATATTTAATCCACAAAAATATGCTCGCACATTTGATGAGTTTCTTAATCATTTATCAatgttcaataaatatttctttctgCAAGAAAGTTAAATCTACAAATAGCAGATCTGATTATATAAATACGTTACAGCCCATGTCACACATCCATGACTATGTTAtatgttaatatttttaactctgaaagttgtattgttttttatgtTCATCCTATTATTTGTCTTTTTGGTTGAATAATTATCCAAACTACACAGTTTCTACACTGGTAAATGTCTGTCAATTATAGGGCATGCCAGAAAcgcataaatatgtatatagacAACAACTAGGATTTCAAGTACTGCAAACTTTCAGgaacttgaaatttattcattttcaatacAAGTTTCATAAAATGTTGATGCTGGCACGTGAATTGACAACTGTGTTGCCAActtattagaaaattttggCAAATGATTTTTAAGTTTAAACACAGCAGTTATTAATATTCAATCGTTATGCTAATTCATTACTCAGTACAGGCAGGAACAAGACGTAATTCAGTGTCAAATTCGAATATGCATAGATTGGTTCAGAACAATTATTATGTCGACATGTAGCTCGTGATTCCGTTCTGAACTTGATGAAATCTAAACTCGAAACATAGCATGTAACtgatattactttttttcagaatttaatGTCCCTTTAGCgctttaatttaatttttcatacatcacACTTGTATTTCAAAAGACAAAAGTCTCATTGCGTGTACTCAGTTTGGACCAGAttctatttgtttttaatgtgccatcctttgttttttttttttccccttatATTATGCAAATTGCAACTTTGgcctgttgaaaaattttagtccTCTTTACGCTTTGAAGTTTAACTCGTGTCTCGATGAATGCTTGTCTCTGCAAAgtctaacaataatatttcttGCAGATACCATACATTGATggttttgaattaaaatatttgataGGCGTAATGACAGTGGTGTGTACATTGGCAAACTTGTATTCAATGTTTTCGGTGATTTTCACCGGAGGAGTGGGCAAGAATGGTTCAACCGTGGCTGTAAGTTTGATAGTTAGACTTTTCAGTTGGCGATGCAACAAAAGGGAACTGCATGGCATGAGGAGAGCGGTGCTGAATTTATCGACTCACAATagttctttgtttttcttttttttcactaacaTCAATTTTACTTGTTGGTTTTGGAATCATATCACTTCTTTTTGTCCTTTCCTTTCATTTCCTTCATCATTTGCCATCACTACTCGTACGAAGTTTATATTCTAGGTACTAgagttttgtaaaaaatccTTCACCTTCTGATTTCAACAATTCCATTTGTACATCGAGCACACAGTTACaggtttttttaaatcaaaatcTCTGACATTTTATTACTCTGATacgttattgtaaaaatatttctatagtATGCAATCAACCAAATACGTAATGCACATGAGTCCAAAAGACAGGTACCAAGTATACAAACCGAGACGGGTTCTGACCGTTTCAAGTCTATCGACATCGTCCGCTACAATCTATTTAACCTGCATAGCAAACGATACGAGTGACCTTGAATTACTCAGAATCTACCTCGATTTGTGTACATTTTTACAGCTTCTATTTAAACATTGAGCTtattaatatcaaatgctTTTACTTATTATACTGCCGAAAGCTGTAGAGACCTCGAACTTTTTCTGtccgcttttttttctcattcgatctaactaaaaaaattaagtatgAAACCAGAAACTGTGTTGTTTTCTTCGTTAAAAACATTTGTCTCAATTCCAAAATGCTCTAAATTATCAATGCTATGTTCATGTAaccatgaaaaaataatagtaattgtCTAATACACATCTAAaccatatattttattgcattgAATGTCTCAAATCATCCCAGCCACACCTCTATCTCATGAATGCCACTCTGAAGTTATTATTTTcctatttcatttcaattaatcaatgtCATTTCCTTTTGAGTCCAGTCATTTTGTCgccgaatatttttcaacgagcATATAATGTATTGACCTCTTTAATTACGTCATATACTGATTAGTCGTAATGTATTAACGACTAATAAAACTACCGAAATTTACACCAAGCTATTTCTACCAAAACCAGTCAAAATGACTggtcattaaaaaatatttaatacttGCATATCTTTGTGTCATATTGATATACATTTtctattataattttttaaaaaccagTTATTTTGATTGATGTAGTACTTCTAGTGTCAAAGAATTCAAATCATTATGATTTTAAACAAAGAATGTGGCCAAGAACCGTGGTGACAGAAATTTTGTAGgtattatcatattttttctataaatgaATTATACCAGATTGACGGACTTAAGaggaaataaacaaaactGTACTGCTAAATCTTGCGATGCCTTTTGCAGTCGGCAGTTCCCACGTCTCTCGAAACTCCTCGTGTTAATGTAACGATCGCAGAAAAGgtcgtttataattttttttttttttttttgcattaccAATAGTCTCTTGtgtgtttcattttctctcgAATTATTTCAGCATAGGTGCGAGCAAAACTAAATGCCCCTCATGAAGACGATATTCTTCTTTTATCCGCAGTATGAAATGAATACTAATTTTCTCATGGAGTAGTTATAAAATCACTATAATTGGCAGAATTTGTGGATTTGTTTAGATTCCCGTGCCTGGAGTTGGCACTGTCTCTAACTTCGTAGCTGTGATATTTTATGCAGGCTACATTCACGTGTTCGTTGAATTCTGTAGAGTCTTTGAATCCGGTGGTGTCGGAAAGAATGGTTCCACAATAGCAGTAAGTCATAAAAATTGGCTGATCgcatataaaaaattgttttcaagtttttccttgtaaaatataatagatttttaattttgtgaaCTATCCTGTGCTTACCTAGCCATATTTTACCTGGGCGTTACTCTGGGTATTCCGTGGTAACGGAACTTGAGAGTTAGCAATGTTCCACTATTTTTCTTACTCTACAGCTGAAAATCACAAGTTATGCAATTAACTGCTGAATTATTATGCAATTGGCAAAGGTCTTTACTTCCGCTCTATTTTAACAGTTTATTTAATGTTGATATAAGTGAATGTAAAAGTAATATAAACGATCATACATGTATCTGAAAACAcatagatgaaaaaatttgtattatgcTGCGAAAACTTATTTGGTGCTAACGTTTATCTGCTTTCGATAATGCTGAAATAATATCAGACTTATGGCTATTAATTCTGAAGATTTCATGTTTGGCGATCATctatttcttttaaaaaaatattggactcctttttcaaatatctatattgataataatcaaaaattatgATTAGATGAAGCAACATACTTCAGTGCAAGAGACTAAGTAAAGTGTACGTAATGTAGTCAGTTTTGAAGTAGTTTCTCATCATTGTCGTTTTCTCATTATTCTATGTATCCTGATCTGTTTTATCAACAAATCAACACCAAAAAATCTCTTCATTGTCCGATATACCGATACATGTACCGATGTACATATTTACGGTATATATTCAATACGCAATACCGATACAAACCACAGATGCCACTTCAGATTCACAGTAggtaaacgaaaaaaatcggaaatcTCTAACTTAACCGAGGAATCACAACTAACGTAGTACCACTGTGCCACGTATTCCTAATTGGACTCAATAATTAGTCACATGTAAGGGGGAAAAGAAACAATCCATATGTTGCAGAATCGTCAAAATCAATGTTGACTTGACTACATGTTTGTGAATTTAATCATTTCggtttcttttgtttattattattattattattactattattatcacttttatgttgaataaattaacaatagttctgttcttttattttcattatagtattttgttaataaatatatgGTGTGTCATGGGGAACGCTGAAATTACTTGGAATGcatcgttaaaataaaaatctggtTGTTAATTCCAATGCCATTTAATGAAGCATAAAAGCAACTGATCTTTTGTACTCAttgcacgtatgtatattatctCTTTGCGACTAACCATCGGTTGTATATTCCAAACGTATAGTTGCCATACATTAATACAGAGGTGAAGGTGTTCCCTCTTTGGGCAGCAGTCGGAATCGCTGTTTTGCTAGCGCAGAGCAGCGTGTCCGTCATTCTTGTCGGtggtgttggaaaaaatggcTCCACCGTTGCTGTAAGTCAGCTCACCAAGGCAAAGTTGAAAATCCCTTTGTAGCGCACAATTCGTATGTTTACTTTGATTTAGGCCCATATGTCAATCTTAATCACATGAATATGTAATATGTGCGATATGATAGTCATATTCGATATATTAACATACAGCTCAGAGTGCAGTAATCAAAATTTCTTACAACAAGATTTCAGACTACATATTAGTAATGAAACCTTTCCCTACATCTGCGTACGCGTTACTTGATAATGAAAGCAGTGCTATCGGCAATAGGTCTTCCAACAACTGTGAGTTTGTCATTTCTCTTGAGCCATCCAATTAGGTGGATTAGTTATAATCATTCGTCGATATTTACTATTGGGCCTAGGTCTTGCACTGTATTTTGAATTGATCGCATTACAgtgttgtttttattgttgaaattaatttgagGAGGTAAAAACATTACTTTTTTGCCAGATGTTGTATACGcataaatgatatttttttttttttcgaaatcttcAATCGTATTTTGATATCCAGTATCGAACCTTCAAAACCCCTTCCAAATAATCACGTCATCACTTCAAATAAGTATGCTTcattaataatgtaattataCCGCTACATAGAAATTGATTTAAAGGCATGTTCAAATTTGGGCAACGATGTATCTGGTAACTAACTTTATTGACTagtaaaataaatgttttcgCTTAGCGTAAAATTTCGATTCGTGCCATTGAATTAATTCAATAAACATGATCATTTTCTAATGGTAAAGGGATAGCATCAAATCTATTAAGTTTTCCACTCTAAGCTGTCGCAACTAACAACTAGATTAAAATAACATGCATGCATTCGTATTATGGTTTAGTTACTTGGAGAAAAACAAGTTATAACGATTTGTTATCTAAATTTGCAATGTAGTTGGCAAGTTTTAACTAGTTATCGCTTCTTGGCTAATAGATATGTTTAAGCAAGGATCCGGCCTATTACGGAATACTGTAGAGCATCTTTTTTTCAGGGAACCTCGGTATTATCTCCGATCATCCCATTCAGTTTTGTTGTGGTCCCAGCATTCATAATATACAGAAAAAGTGCCGAAAACGTCTATGAGAATCACCCTGCATTGTATATACTTGCATTCGGCATGGTTGCTGCGAAAGTGACCAACAGACTCGTGGTAAGTTAATAATGAACACGCTGATCTTATCGTTAGTCGGCGACGGCTGTAAGATCACGCATAAGAGTTAATATTCAGGATATCTTTTCTTCCTTCCCAGGTTGCGCACatgacgaaaaatgaaatgcaaTATCTGGATACCGCATTGATTGGACCTGCAATGCTCTTTCTCAATCAATACTTCAACTTCTTCATCAAAGAATATTACGTTCTTTGGCTTTGTTTAGTGAGTTATACCATACCGTACAATTACACTTATGGCGCGATACTACGATTGTTCAGAAATTGGTTACCTTTCATTCGTGTTATAGAATATTTCATCCCCTGAGTTTGACTCATAGACAAATTCCACATTCTATTTCTTTCACGATGTTTTACATTCGTCAATCAACAGCCGCAACCGATGTTTATTATTCTAGATTTGGGTAACTTTGGACTTGCTTCGATATTGTTCACAAGTTTGTCTGGAGATTTGCGATCACTTAAAGATCAGGCTATTCAGGATACCGACAGGTGGACACCGGATCGGAACTTCACAGACTTCCACCATCACCGAGAAAAACGGTACTAACAGGCTTCAACGTAATAGAGTCCAAAAGAAACACCATTAAATTTACATCGTGATAATGAATGTATCATATGATGCGCAAGAAAAGTTGAACGAATCCCAGTTTGTTGTTAAATGTTTTGATATCGTTGTAAATAGATATAAAATGTCGTTAGTCACAGTTCGTTCATTATCACGTTACGATTCGTTCGACTCCAAGCCAACaatcattgaaaaatgagTTGAAATTCGTTTACAAAGTACACTTCGGTTTGTCGTCAGCTACATTCTTTCAAGTTTTGACAAATCTTATTTGTATCTCTCAAGAGATTGTACGTGTGAAGTTGTGCCACCTCAAGACTTCCAATCTAACAGTAAAATATGTTTCATGTAAGCATTTACTAATAATTAGTGGTCAATGAATTAAATGCtcatttttctgatttctgtttttaataataagcTGTTAGTTGGGGCGGAGAAACGAGCTTATCACAAGGAATTGGTGATGGGTCTTTTCTTTTAAACATAATTGAACGACTGCAAGCAAGCTTGGACATTTGATTTAGCATGCTTCCCTTAATTAGTTTGACTTTTTCCGTTACAATGATCTTCCTTAACTGTGAGTGTTTGCGCTTCTATCCTATTTACAGAGTGGTGattatgaaaaatctgtagCTTCTAGTTCCATAACACCCAGGTGGCTGTGAGCAAGGCAAATTGGTGACCTGGATCACAAGATGTCcaacttatttatttaaatacttttttaaTACCAATCGACGGTGAAAATCATAGTTAGCCCGACGCGACAATATTTACCTGTACGTTTTCTACTTAAAATCAAATTCTCACAGACAcctaatattaataaaaaacaatgataataataattatgagaataatgataataataaaaataattttacacagtTGGATGATATTGCTTGTCAGCTTATCTGccttacaaaaaaattttgcaacaattttatacacacaacacgtaataatttcattttcaattgcctaaaatcttacgcaaactgaatatgaatatttttaattcgctCAAATACTCCTACGCACAGCTAtacttttctttcctctctattTATTCCTTATTTCACCCTTTCGCAATCAATGCAATATGACAAGCAACATGATTTAACGAGGTCCAGTACGGTTTTAACGTTGTACCCTCTGTTGCTTTCCTTAGCTTAACACAACAGTATAGCAACAGTCTTCTAGTCAGCGTACATATGTTTGACAACTAGTTAGCGGTTGAGAGTATTTCTATCCATGATAAGCTCTCTCAACAATCTCAGTGAATTAGTCATACACACAATTAATTATGGCAAAGAAGTGTATTTttgtgaaaagtttttatggcgagattaaaaaaaaaggacggataaaaaatagaattagcAATTTGATAATTCACTGCCCATTGTTTTACATCCTGTACTCTTCTTCAGATTTCATACTAACTGTAAAATTAACACTATATAATTCTAAAAGTTCAAACGCCATTTGTAACAAATCCGCatagaacaaaaaattctttgtcgacgatttataggtataaaatCTACCTCTTATTCCGCTTGACAAGTCCACCTGTCCTGTGAATAAATGGaactgattttcattcttcatCCCAAATCACCTGAGTAGTAACCGATTGAGGATAGCACTATTCCCCTAATGAAAAGCTTTTGTATATAACATTAAGCGTGACACGTAACCCTGTACATAAAAATGGCATTCTTatcgttataaatatatttatcggATTCATGTGAATTACAAACGAAACAACATGTATTGAAGTATGTATTTAATGTTGTTAGTCGAGCTGATTTCATCCTTTGGTATATAAATCGCAGAGCGAGATATGTATTTAGTGTTTGTAGATGTACACCGATGGAATATTTATACTCTTTATAACCAAACTACAGTTAGAATTGAATCTTTTCTAAGGTACACAACAATATTGCAGTTGCTATAATATAAATTGGGTGACgaaatgatgataatgtatattaaataaatgcaggttatattatgaaaaattctaataGAATTTGATAATTCAGAAAACCTTTCCAATACAACATGCCTATGTATACTGTATTGCTCAATTTGTGCTCTACATTTCTACGAATGTTCTAGGTACGTTAATATACTCTTTAGCATGACTTTCATTGGCCTAgaatgacaaatttttatgccCTGCATGTAAGGGTGTGTGGCTGTGTTCGTTTTAATGAAAACAGAATAAGGTTGTACAGTTACTGCAAATAACCGAAATCTTTTTTAAACTAACACTTTCGTTAGGTCAGGACTAGGGTGCTTTTTACTTTCCATAACTTTGCACCTTCTCTCTGcctacatatatacatatatacacatacatacatatgtttGGTATGCATGAAGAGTTTTGTTCGCAGTTCACATGGTGGTGGAACAAGAACCCCTGTTAGACGAGGAGTATCACCACGGCTCTGACACCTCCCTCAACCTCTGATATTCAGATTCTAGTTTTGCGATCACAGTAGGTGATTGATGTACTACAATAACAATCTCAGGCTGAGATGTGATATTCCGACTATCCGAAGACAAATAGTGTAAATTAGAGAAAGGTGCAGTTGTCATAAGAACGTTGAatcttgtttgaaaaaaagtttatctCTGTATGCGATGTGAAGCAGTAATGTTTCAATAGCGATGGACAATTTGTTGCCAAATTGTGAAATGCCGTAGTTACAGCTGCGCTTGTCAATGATCGATCTGCAATTTAATAGTTTTGGTGTTTTGCTACATATGTTTCATTTGGCAGAGCGTTagatttttgttcaaacaaatgtttcattcaaaaagtAATTGAGAAACTCCGGTAAAACGAGcatggaaataatttattttagaaaaaacaaatctaaGGACTTATAGATCTGTTTATAGATGTGATATCGTGTGAACTCGAGAagaattttaatcaatttgtagttgaaaattattgagaATATGTAGATCAACGTTAATATTTGAACCACGAACATTGGTATGTACGGTATAATTAATGTATCGTTATTCCGTAGTTTCCTTACTGCAAAATTGAtctatatacatttatactttCGAATTAGTAGAATAAACAAATGCTCACAGATTGAAATAATGTCTCACAAGAATATCAAATATTGTTACTCATTAATTTGAAATCTATTCGATTAGCAATTTATGGAAAGCTggaattatattattttgtaataacAATAAGTTACCGAAGCGATGGATCGTCGCAATAACAACTGTTTTTCATTaacttttatattatattaacaaAGCGTTGCTAGAGGATGTACGAAAAATTCGGGCTCTAGGTGAGAGACATACCGATGTAAATGAGAGTTACATCGCTGAAAATTCCATATACCTAGATGTATTTATCGTGTGCCTTAAGACTACTTTCGTAAGGATTATCCGATAGCAAGTCCAGTTTTATACAGtagtaattaaattttagtATCAGGTGCTTGTGTCATCCAGCTTGTACCCCCCAGCccctcaattatattattaattggaAATTCAATACCTAAGAAATTTGCATAACAATGCATTTACCAAGTTGTACGGCTGGTCTTCGCAAGTATTACTACAGTATTCCAGTCTCATTTGTTATagttcttttctttctcttcgcgTAGCATGATGATAGAATGTACGGATAGTCTTCTATGTACCTAATGCGAAGTATTTTGATTACCCAGTTGATCaaaatactccaaaaattaattataaattgttcAATCTAAGTAAACCAggtgaaatgaatgaaatgttATAAATACAGTTACACCTATCTAccataatataaaatattcgtataGGGCCTAATATTTTTAGTTTATATTTAAAACATGTAACAAATTTGTCACAGGGGTCCAGTTTTGGTGTGTATGTATTTAAGATAATactttgaatatatataatatttatgatGGTCTTTAACTTAGGTTTCGCATAATTTTTATCGTGAATCAAACCGGTGCTAAATGGTTCAAAAATCATCTTTCTAAATCTGACCTATGCACCTTCACCAAGCTTGGATTTTCCCCATTCAGGGTCGATTCTCATAAATAAAAGAACATTTTACGTAAAAAACAATATCGTTTTCATTTCAGAATTCTaattgttagtttttttcaatcaattttgaactcattattttttaacgactTGGAAAGGACTCGAAGGACgttgcgataaattttttataaacgcAAGTTAAGGATCATCCTAATGTAGATGTGCATATGGGGTAATCTGTCGAAACTCAAATGCCTCCTGACTGACTGAATCGCCGTCTCTGATTCGgccaaaatttgtttttttttaatcttcacTACGCAAGATGAATGAAAACATGAAAACCAATGAGTCGATTCAAAGACGATCTAGGTCAGGACTCGTTCAAGTTAATATGTATTTAACTCAAATATAATTGTCACAAGTTGGCCCCATTTTATCTGAACTTAAGCATGAATGTTAACTATACCATTGGGGTAAATAAATGTTGTGAccggtgtataaaaattatcgtttactatttttattttgtccgtttgaaagaatttttttttaaacgcatGGTAATATCTAACACCTTGCGCATGACGTAACGACATATGTTTGTAAAAGCATGCTATATTAAAGTTAACAACCGCTTCTTTTGCAGCTCTGTACCtccgttattattttcaatcaacccCGCGAATTTTCaagtacaattttatttccagaGTATTCTAAAACTGTCTTTGCTACAAATCGGATGATAGAGAAAAATGGTGTACCGTATTATATTGGGATTATTAATGGTTGAATAATTCCATCTCAGCTATTCCAAaccacatttttaaaaatatggtCAATATGGAAACACATTATGATTTTTGTTCATATTAACCAACTATGCACTCGTGTTTTTCTCCGTATATTTCTGATTGACATTAATAATCCCTgcggtaaattatttttaaaaaacattgTGTATCAGTTGAATTTATTGTTCTCGAAAGCAATAGCATACCTATACTTTTAGCGTCTCAAGTTTATTATCCGACACATaaattttctgagttccctgcTAACTTTCTTACCCCCCACTTAGACCTAAATCTAATTTACGTCATTGGTTTAGGCACATTTTTTGGCatctatcaaatttttcaatttcccagtTATAATTTGCAATATGTAAAACTCGCCAAATTCGCAACGTGAATTTGCTAGACATTTTCTGActctattatttatttatttcttttttgttgaaaaattaatacccTCCCGTACTAACGAATCATCGCAATTCTAAGAAAGACGTCTCTTTTCTTGGGAGGTAAATAGCTTCATACTTTTTGCTACTTATGATACGTACAGATAAGGTATTAAGTGAAGAAGCGTTCTCACGTACCAAGCCGGAATTCGCTATTGTACGCAAAATCTAAGAAAAGCTTGTTGCGCACTTATTGTTTACGGTTTGTTATGGATGATGAACAAGGGTTCCTACGCATTTTGGAATatgaaattccctgacttttccaggTATTACAGCCTGAATAAaaactttcaataaatatgtcgctgattaatgacaattttcttacatattaatattaataccTTCAATA is a window of Neodiprion fabricii isolate iyNeoFabr1 chromosome 6, iyNeoFabr1.1, whole genome shotgun sequence DNA encoding:
- the LOC124184269 gene encoding cholinephosphotransferase 1 isoform X3, yielding MQFYKEKLLSPGQLKRLNEHKYSCTSVSLMDPFLQPWWNWLVSKVPLWLAPNAITVLGLTVNILTTLILVWYSPDAKIEAPRWACLLCALGLFVYQSLDAIDGKQARRTGTQSPLGELFDHGCDSISTVFVALSACIAVQLGYYPTWMFFQCFCAITLFYCAHWQTYVSGTLRFGKVDVTEAQFTIIGIHIISGIFGPSIWMTELPYINTEVKVFPLWAAVGIAVLLAQSSVSVILVGGVGKNGSTVAGTSVLSPIIPFSFVVVPAFIIYRKSAENVYENHPALYILAFGMVAAKVTNRLVVAHMTKNEMQYLDTALIGPAMLFLNQYFNFFIKEYYVLWLCLIWVTLDLLRYCSQVCLEICDHLKIRLFRIPTGGHRIGTSQTSTITEKNVHMVVEQEPLLDEEYHHGSDTSLNL
- the LOC124184269 gene encoding choline/ethanolaminephosphotransferase 1 isoform X5, producing the protein MQFYKEKLLSPGQLKRLNEHKYSCTSVSLMDPFLQPWWNWLVSKVPLWLAPNAITVLGLTVNILTTLILVWYSPDAKIEAPRWACLLCALGLFVYQSLDAIDGKQARRTGTQSPLGELFDHGCDSISTVFVALSACIAVQLGYYPTWMFFQCFCAITLFYCAHWQTYVSGTLRFGKVDVTEAQFTIIGIHIISGIFGPSIWMTEIPYIDGFELKYLIGVMTVVCTLANLYSMFSVIFTGGVGKNGSTVAGTSVLSPIIPFSFVVVPAFIIYRKSAENVYENHPALYILAFGMVAAKVTNRLVVAHMTKNEMQYLDTALIGPAMLFLNQYFNFFIKEYYVLWLCLIWVTLDLLRYCSQVCLEICDHLKIRLFRIPTGGHRIGTSQTSTITEKNEW
- the LOC124184269 gene encoding cholinephosphotransferase 1 isoform X4, which codes for MQFYKEKLLSPGQLKRLNEHKYSCTSVSLMDPFLQPWWNWLVSKVPLWLAPNAITVLGLTVNILTTLILVWYSPDAKIEAPRWACLLCALGLFVYQSLDAIDGKQARRTGTQSPLGELFDHGCDSISTVFVALSACIAVQLGYYPTWMFFQCFCAITLFYCAHWQTYVSGTLRFGKVDVTEAQFTIIGIHIISGIFGPSIWMTEIPYIDGFELKYLIGVMTVVCTLANLYSMFSVIFTGGVGKNGSTVAGTSVLSPIIPFSFVVVPAFIIYRKSAENVYENHPALYILAFGMVAAKVTNRLVVAHMTKNEMQYLDTALIGPAMLFLNQYFNFFIKEYYVLWLCLIWVTLDLLRYCSQVCLEICDHLKIRLFRIPTGGHRIGTSQTSTITEKNEFCSQFTWWWNKNPC
- the LOC124184269 gene encoding cholinephosphotransferase 1 isoform X6, with protein sequence MQFYKEKLLSPGQLKRLNEHKYSCTSVSLMDPFLQPWWNWLVSKVPLWLAPNAITVLGLTVNILTTLILVWYSPDAKIEAPRWACLLCALGLFVYQSLDAIDGKQARRTGTQSPLGELFDHGCDSISTVFVALSACIAVQLGYYPTWMFFQCFCAITLFYCAHWQTYVSGTLRFGKVDVTEAQFTIIGIHIISGIFGPSIWMTEIPYIDGFELKYLIGVMTVVCTLANLYSMFSVIFTGGVGKNGSTVAIPVPGVGTVSNFVAVIFYAGYIHVFVEFCRVFESGGVGKNGSTIALPYINTEVKVFPLWAAVGIAVLLAQSSVSVILVGGVGKNGSTVAGTSVLSPIIPFSFVVVPAFIIYRKSAENVYENHPALYILAFGMVAAKVTNRLVVAHMTKNEMQYLDTALIGPAMLFLNQYFNFFIKEYYVLWLCLIWVTLDLLRYCSQVCLEICDHLKIRLFRIPTGGHRIGTSQTSTITEKNVHMVVEQEPLLDEEYHHGSDTSLNL
- the LOC124184269 gene encoding cholinephosphotransferase 1 isoform X1, which encodes MQFYKEKLLSPGQLKRLNEHKYSCTSVSLMDPFLQPWWNWLVSKVPLWLAPNAITVLGLTVNILTTLILVWYSPDAKIEAPRWACLLCALGLFVYQSLDAIDGKQARRTGTQSPLGELFDHGCDSISTVFVALSACIAVQLGYYPTWMFFQCFCAITLFYCAHWQTYVSGTLRFGKVDVTEAQFTIIGIHIISGIFGPSIWMTEIPYIDGFELKYLIGVMTVVCTLANLYSMFSVIFTGGVGKNGSTVAGTSVLSPIIPFSFVVVPAFIIYRKSAENVYENHPALYILAFGMVAAKVTNRLVVAHMTKNEMQYLDTALIGPAMLFLNQYFNFFIKEYYVLWLCLIWVTLDLLRYCSQVCLEICDHLKIRLFRIPTGGHRIGTSQTSTITEKNVHMVVEQEPLLDEEYHHGSDTSLNL
- the LOC124184269 gene encoding cholinephosphotransferase 1 isoform X2 encodes the protein MQFYKEKLLSPGQLKRLNEHKYSCTSVSLMDPFLQPWWNWLVSKVPLWLAPNAITVLGLTVNILTTLILVWYSPDAKIEAPRWACLLCALGLFVYQSLDAIDGKQARRTGTQSPLGELFDHGCDSISTVFVALSACIAVQLGYYPTWMFFQCFCAITLFYCAHWQTYVSGTLRFGKVDVTEAQFTIIGIHIISGIFGPSIWMTEIPVPGVGTVSNFVAVIFYAGYIHVFVEFCRVFESGGVGKNGSTIAGTSVLSPIIPFSFVVVPAFIIYRKSAENVYENHPALYILAFGMVAAKVTNRLVVAHMTKNEMQYLDTALIGPAMLFLNQYFNFFIKEYYVLWLCLIWVTLDLLRYCSQVCLEICDHLKIRLFRIPTGGHRIGTSQTSTITEKNVHMVVEQEPLLDEEYHHGSDTSLNL